The window GAATTTTATCGGCAACCGAATTGGCACTTATGGGCTTTTGGTTACTTTGCGTGAAATGCTTGCAAATGGATACACCGTCGAAGAAGTGGATGCTGTAACCGGTCCGGCAATGGGCCGTCCTAAGAGCGCGACGTTCCGTACGCTGGACTTGGTGGGTCTGGATACATTCGTCCATGTGGCCAATAACGTGTTTGATCTTGTGACTGACCCTGCGGAGAAGGAAGTTTTCAATACACCGGCCATTTTAAGAACAATGGTAGAAAAAGGCTGGATCGGAGAGAAGCAAGGCCAAGGGTTTTATAAAAAAGTGAAGTCCGAAGCTGGCAAAGAAATTCAATCCCTAGATTTAAATACCATGGAATATTCGGCAAGCCGCAAAATCAGTTCAGGCTCTTTGGAAGCTTCGAAGCAGGCCAAAGGTACGGTAGGGAAGATAAAGGCCTTGCTCGGTGCCAAAGATCGCTATTCGGATCTGGCGTGGAACATTTTGAAGCCAGTGCTCCTCTATTCCGCAGAGAAATTAGATGAGATTGCAGATTCAATTGTCGAGATTGATAATGCGCTCAAATGGGGCTTTAACTGGGATCTCGGTCCTTTCGAAACGTGGGATGCCATTGGATTGAAACGTTCTGTGGAACGAATGGAAGCGGAAGGCAGTAAGGTGCCTGATTGGGTAAAATCTTGGATTGCCGCGGGTCATGACAGCTTTTATGAGAGCAGGGAAGGCCAAACTTTTTACTATCTGAAAAATGAGTTTTCCGGCGTTGAAACAAGGCCAGAACTCATTTCACTTGCCTCTTTAAAACAGCAAAATAAAGTCATCCGCTCCAATAGCGGAGCGAGCTTGATTGACATTGGTGACGGGGTTGCTTGCTTAGAGTTTCACTCGCCGAACAATGCCATTGGTGCCGATATTCTCACGATGATTCAGCAAAGCGTGGACGAAGTACGCAGCAACTATCGCGGAATGGTTGTCGCTAACGAAGGTAAAAACTTCTGTGTCGGCGCCAATGTGATGCTGTTGTTAATGGAAGCGCAGGATGGTGAGTGGGATGAAGTGGACGGCATCATTCGTTTATTCCAAAACTCCATGCTGAAGCTCAAAAGGCTGGAAAAGCCAGTTGTTGCTGCTCCGCACAAGATGACGCTTGGTGGCGGAGTTGAGGCTTGCATGCCGGCAGACCAAATCATTTTCTCAGCGGAAACGTATTATGGACTCGTTGAGGTGGGAGTTGGCTTAATTCCTGCCGGTGGCGGTTGTAAGGAGTTAGCACTTCTAGCAAGTCAACAGGTTCGTGATCCTGAGGTCGATCTTCAGCCGTGGATTAATGCGATTTTTGAAACGGTGGCAATGGCAAAGGTGTCGACGAGCGGTCATGACACGAAACGTCTTGGCTATATGCGTGCTGGGGATACGGTCGTTGTGAATCCGGATCATCGTATTTATGAAGCGAAGCAAGCGGTTCTTCGCATGGAAGCAGCGGGATATATACCTCCTGCCCAAGAGAAAATCCGTGTCGTTGGCGAGAATGGCAAAGCGGTGATGCAAATTGCTGCCTATACGATGCGCCAAGGCGGATATATCAGTGAGCACGATCAATTGATCGCGAATAAGCTTGCGCACGTACTTGCAGGAGGGAATGTGCCAGCAGGAACGTTAGTCACAGAGCAATATATGCTCGATTTAGAGCGTGAAGCTTTCCTTAGTCTTTGTGGAGAGCTGAAAACACAGCAGCGTATGCAATACATGCTTTCCAAAGGGAAAGCACTGCGGAACTAAGAGAGAAGAACTTGCCTATCTAATTAGAAAGCCCCGAATGGTGTATGCCTATTACTCATAATGAGGTGAAATCGATGAAAGAAGCAGTCATTGTATCGATAACGCGCACGGCAGTCGGTCGC is drawn from Paenibacillus sp. V4I7 and contains these coding sequences:
- a CDS encoding 3-hydroxyacyl-CoA dehydrogenase/enoyl-CoA hydratase family protein; the protein is MTKIRTAAVIGSGVMGSGIAAHLANVGIPVLLLDMVPAQLQPQEEAAGLSLDHPKVRNRFALNAMDKLKKTNPAPLYSEAFAERITPGNLEDDLAKLGSVDWIIEVIVENLQAKQQLISRIENVWKPGTIVSSNTSGISINAMVQSASPEFKKHFLGTHFFNPPRYMKLLEVIPNEQTDPAVVACMTDFCERKLGKGVVQAKDTPNFIGNRIGTYGLLVTLREMLANGYTVEEVDAVTGPAMGRPKSATFRTLDLVGLDTFVHVANNVFDLVTDPAEKEVFNTPAILRTMVEKGWIGEKQGQGFYKKVKSEAGKEIQSLDLNTMEYSASRKISSGSLEASKQAKGTVGKIKALLGAKDRYSDLAWNILKPVLLYSAEKLDEIADSIVEIDNALKWGFNWDLGPFETWDAIGLKRSVERMEAEGSKVPDWVKSWIAAGHDSFYESREGQTFYYLKNEFSGVETRPELISLASLKQQNKVIRSNSGASLIDIGDGVACLEFHSPNNAIGADILTMIQQSVDEVRSNYRGMVVANEGKNFCVGANVMLLLMEAQDGEWDEVDGIIRLFQNSMLKLKRLEKPVVAAPHKMTLGGGVEACMPADQIIFSAETYYGLVEVGVGLIPAGGGCKELALLASQQVRDPEVDLQPWINAIFETVAMAKVSTSGHDTKRLGYMRAGDTVVVNPDHRIYEAKQAVLRMEAAGYIPPAQEKIRVVGENGKAVMQIAAYTMRQGGYISEHDQLIANKLAHVLAGGNVPAGTLVTEQYMLDLEREAFLSLCGELKTQQRMQYMLSKGKALRN